A window of the Methanoculleus horonobensis genome harbors these coding sequences:
- a CDS encoding EFR1 family ferrodoxin (N-terminal region resembles flavodoxins. C-terminal ferrodoxin region binds two 4Fe-4S clusters.), with product MKTVIYYFTGTGNSLAAARKIAGALGETELVPIASLADTPGAVTPAADRVGIVCPVYDCGVPVMVARFAERLDLSGAEYTFAVVTMGGIGVSALHQLDRILRERQGRKLDAAFAVKMPGNFPPLMRSVPGEKCGKTLGRADRRLTEIAEAIGSGRSVSPGFEPVSWLMNTLSYGSLAKSAHNAGERFLVSDACTGCGTCVRVCPAGNLTLVDGRPVWGRKCEICCACLHFCPTEAIQLHVMLGTEGRGRYRHPDLTVADMKAQRGASGENRS from the coding sequence ATGAAGACCGTCATCTACTACTTCACCGGCACGGGAAACTCCCTTGCCGCGGCGAGGAAGATTGCCGGAGCTCTCGGGGAGACCGAACTCGTCCCGATCGCATCGCTCGCGGATACCCCGGGTGCCGTCACCCCGGCGGCCGACCGGGTCGGGATCGTCTGCCCGGTCTACGACTGCGGGGTGCCGGTGATGGTCGCCAGGTTCGCGGAACGGCTCGACCTTTCGGGTGCGGAGTATACCTTCGCGGTCGTCACGATGGGCGGGATAGGGGTCTCGGCGCTCCACCAGCTCGATAGGATCCTCCGTGAGCGGCAGGGCCGAAAACTCGACGCCGCGTTTGCCGTCAAAATGCCCGGCAACTTCCCGCCGCTCATGCGGTCGGTGCCGGGCGAGAAGTGTGGTAAGACCCTCGGCAGGGCAGACAGACGGCTTACCGAGATCGCGGAGGCGATCGGGAGCGGCCGTTCGGTCTCCCCGGGGTTCGAGCCCGTCTCCTGGCTCATGAACACCCTGAGTTACGGATCGCTTGCAAAGAGCGCCCATAATGCGGGCGAACGCTTCTTAGTCTCGGACGCCTGCACCGGCTGCGGCACCTGCGTGAGGGTCTGCCCGGCGGGCAACCTCACCCTCGTCGACGGCCGACCGGTCTGGGGCCGGAAGTGCGAGATCTGCTGTGCCTGCCTCCACTTCTGCCCGACGGAGGCGATCCAGCTCCACGTGATGCTCGGGACGGAGGGGCGGGGGCGGTACCGGCACCCGGATCTCACGGTTGCGGATATGAAAGCGCAGCGTGGAGCCTCAGGGGAGAACCGTTCGTAA
- a CDS encoding DUF4332 domain-containing protein, whose amino-acid sequence MPYYIDAERVSLDDLKKRIEETDLVPSRSSLLEDIDGTFSKLKAHGFGTLADLRKALKNPKKIPALSTETGVDPAYLTLLRREIEGYFPKAHPVSAFDWFRKADLDNLEGSGLKNTVLLYDALASPGRREETAAALGIDPDCIDSLYALADLTRIQWVSPTAARMLVAAGYTDAKAVAAADPEELCSDLDRVNREHTFFKGTIGLRDVRRLVKAASYLS is encoded by the coding sequence ATGCCGTACTACATCGATGCCGAAAGAGTAAGCCTTGACGACCTGAAGAAGAGGATTGAAGAGACCGATCTGGTTCCAAGCCGCTCGTCTCTCCTGGAAGATATTGACGGAACATTTTCGAAACTCAAAGCGCATGGCTTCGGAACCCTCGCGGATCTGCGGAAGGCGTTGAAGAATCCAAAAAAGATACCCGCACTTTCAACGGAGACCGGAGTCGACCCGGCGTACCTGACATTGCTGCGCCGGGAGATCGAGGGTTATTTCCCAAAAGCACACCCCGTAAGCGCTTTTGACTGGTTCCGGAAGGCCGATCTCGATAACCTGGAGGGCAGCGGTCTGAAGAACACCGTTCTCCTCTACGATGCTCTGGCCTCTCCCGGAAGACGGGAGGAGACCGCAGCCGCTCTCGGCATCGATCCCGATTGTATCGATTCTCTCTACGCGCTGGCCGATCTCACGAGGATCCAGTGGGTAAGCCCCACAGCAGCCAGGATGCTGGTCGCTGCGGGGTATACGGATGCAAAAGCGGTTGCAGCTGCAGATCCGGAGGAGTTGTGCAGCGATCTCGATCGGGTCAACAGGGAACATACCTTCTTCAAAGGAACGATCGGTCTTCGAGACGTCAGGCGGCTGGTGAAAGCGGCGTCGTATCTTTCGTAG
- a CDS encoding 4Fe-4S binding protein has protein sequence MAQETLSQKSRLSRQTIRRAILIVSFLLLPTTLFYISPIVILMGAAEGIATGSLLLFAALAVLSLGVSRLWCGWLCPMGAWQEICSPVMKRRVDGRRDRVKYGVTVLWLGLLAYLFIGAGGILAVDPFYGTVNGLSITSVDTLMIAGFIFLGIFAVAFVMGRRGFCRVICPTAVLMIVGRKIRNAVGWPALQLAADPGRCIDCGKCSKACPMGLDVHGRVREGQMESAECILCAACADACPEGVITYGAGGR, from the coding sequence ATGGCACAGGAAACCCTGTCACAGAAGTCGCGACTCTCGCGCCAGACGATCAGGAGGGCTATCCTCATCGTCTCGTTCCTCCTCCTCCCGACCACGCTCTTCTACATCTCCCCCATCGTCATCCTGATGGGGGCGGCCGAAGGTATCGCCACCGGCAGCCTGCTCCTTTTTGCCGCGCTCGCTGTCCTCTCGCTCGGCGTCTCCCGCCTCTGGTGCGGCTGGCTCTGCCCGATGGGGGCGTGGCAGGAGATCTGTTCGCCCGTCATGAAGCGCAGGGTGGATGGCCGGCGTGACCGGGTCAAGTACGGCGTCACGGTGCTCTGGCTTGGGCTGCTCGCGTACCTCTTCATCGGTGCCGGCGGCATCCTCGCGGTCGATCCCTTCTACGGCACGGTGAACGGGCTCTCGATCACGTCCGTCGATACCCTGATGATCGCGGGCTTCATATTCCTCGGGATCTTCGCCGTCGCGTTCGTCATGGGCCGTCGCGGCTTCTGCCGCGTCATCTGCCCGACCGCCGTCCTGATGATCGTCGGCCGGAAGATCCGGAACGCTGTCGGCTGGCCGGCGCTTCAGCTCGCTGCCGATCCCGGCCGCTGCATCGACTGCGGGAAATGCTCGAAGGCGTGCCCGATGGGCCTCGACGTTCACGGCAGGGTCCGGGAAGGGCAGATGGAGAGTGCCGAGTGCATCCTCTGCGCCGCTTGCGCGGACGCCTGCCCGGAGGGCGTGATCACCTACGGCGCGGGAGGCCGGTGA
- a CDS encoding 4Fe-4S binding protein → MEPERGSRSGNRPALRQRIRIALLIFSFVLMPVTFAYVSCPLITEGASQGIATGGLFVFTFLFVGSLFFGRLWCGYLCPAGGLQEIYTRINGRPVTAGWLNYLKYPVFLGIFGSIALAVYSAGGLWVFDPFYQTGNGISVDRPGGYALLYGQIVFITVFALLAGRRGFCHTFCPIAVMLIVGRKVRNLVGWPALRLAAAPERCVDCGRCSRACPMSLDVRGMVRDGRMENTECILCGECVDTCPEGAVRYAWRGR, encoded by the coding sequence ATGGAGCCGGAACGGGGAAGTAGATCCGGAAACAGGCCGGCGCTGCGCCAGAGGATACGGATAGCACTCCTCATCTTCTCGTTCGTGCTGATGCCGGTGACCTTCGCCTACGTCTCCTGCCCGCTCATCACCGAGGGTGCGTCGCAGGGCATCGCCACCGGCGGCCTCTTCGTGTTCACGTTCCTCTTCGTCGGCTCGCTCTTCTTCGGAAGGCTCTGGTGCGGCTACCTCTGCCCCGCGGGCGGCCTGCAGGAGATCTATACCCGGATAAACGGAAGACCGGTGACGGCCGGGTGGCTGAACTACCTCAAATACCCCGTCTTCCTCGGGATCTTCGGCTCCATCGCGCTCGCCGTCTACTCCGCCGGGGGCCTCTGGGTCTTCGACCCGTTTTACCAGACCGGCAACGGGATCTCGGTCGACCGGCCGGGCGGATACGCCCTCCTCTACGGCCAGATCGTCTTCATCACCGTCTTCGCCCTCCTCGCCGGGAGACGGGGGTTCTGCCACACCTTCTGCCCGATCGCGGTGATGCTGATCGTCGGGCGGAAGGTCCGGAACCTCGTCGGGTGGCCGGCGCTCCGCCTCGCGGCCGCACCGGAGCGCTGTGTGGACTGCGGGAGGTGCTCGCGGGCCTGTCCGATGAGCCTCGACGTCCGCGGCATGGTCAGGGATGGGCGGATGGAGAATACGGAGTGCATCCTCTGCGGCGAATGCGTCGACACCTGCCCGGAGGGCGCCGTCAGATACGCGTGGAGGGGACGATGA
- a CDS encoding NAD(P)H-dependent oxidoreductase, whose protein sequence is MQIAVISGSPKGEMSVTLQYLRFLEEAFLEHTFSVVHAGRDIRSIERQEEAWERLLATVAESDGVLWATPVYVMLVPAQLKRFIELIGERNATDAFFGKYAACLTTSIHYFDHTAHAYLHGICDDLTMRYVGSCSAHMEDLKSEAFQEQLVLFFSDFLEAIAEQRPVQRVFPPLPAPLAPCSPAAPPAAVDTRGKRVVILHDGEPGWGLAAMVGGLAACYGNSARVADIRDAGMKGGCLGCCRCALENTCVYDDGYRAFWEEYIVPADILVMAGTVRDRFLSAAWKQFFDRSFSNGHVPAFKGKQVAYLVDGPLGHLATLREVLTGLAVMEGANLAGIVAGEPGGEIDAALHALAERSVRLSERGYVAPVTFPAVAGHKVFRDEIWGGMRAIFKADDRYYRQHGLYDFPTRDYAKRIGVRATSLAMAIPSVRRDVVKNMPAYMIQPLEKAIASSRVLAERKAQR, encoded by the coding sequence ATGCAGATCGCTGTCATTTCCGGGAGCCCCAAGGGCGAGATGAGCGTCACCCTGCAGTATCTCCGGTTCCTCGAGGAGGCATTTTTGGAGCATACCTTCTCCGTGGTGCATGCAGGGCGGGATATCAGGTCGATTGAGCGGCAGGAGGAGGCGTGGGAGAGGCTGCTCGCCACGGTGGCGGAGTCCGACGGCGTGCTCTGGGCGACCCCGGTCTACGTCATGCTGGTTCCGGCCCAGTTGAAGCGGTTCATCGAACTGATCGGCGAGCGGAACGCGACTGATGCGTTTTTTGGGAAGTACGCCGCCTGCCTCACCACCTCCATCCACTACTTCGACCACACCGCCCACGCCTACCTGCACGGGATCTGCGACGACCTTACCATGCGCTACGTCGGCTCCTGCTCGGCCCACATGGAGGACCTCAAGAGCGAGGCGTTCCAGGAGCAGCTCGTCCTCTTCTTCTCCGACTTCCTGGAGGCGATTGCAGAACAGCGCCCGGTTCAGCGGGTGTTTCCACCGCTCCCCGCTCCTTTGGCCCCCTGCTCCCCGGCGGCCCCGCCGGCCGCGGTCGATACCCGTGGAAAGCGGGTGGTCATCCTCCACGATGGAGAGCCCGGTTGGGGCCTCGCGGCGATGGTCGGCGGGCTTGCTGCGTGCTATGGGAACTCCGCCCGGGTCGCCGATATCCGGGACGCCGGGATGAAAGGCGGTTGCCTGGGGTGCTGCCGGTGCGCCCTCGAGAACACCTGCGTCTACGACGACGGCTACCGGGCGTTCTGGGAGGAGTACATCGTCCCGGCGGATATCCTGGTCATGGCCGGAACCGTCCGCGACCGTTTCCTCTCGGCCGCCTGGAAGCAGTTCTTCGACCGGAGTTTCTCGAACGGGCATGTGCCGGCCTTCAAGGGGAAGCAGGTCGCGTACCTGGTGGATGGGCCGCTCGGCCATCTCGCGACTCTCCGGGAGGTTCTCACCGGTCTCGCGGTGATGGAAGGGGCCAACCTTGCCGGGATCGTTGCCGGCGAGCCGGGGGGCGAGATCGACGCCGCCCTGCACGCTCTCGCCGAGCGCTCCGTGAGGCTCTCCGAGCGGGGCTACGTCGCACCGGTCACCTTCCCCGCCGTCGCCGGCCACAAGGTCTTCCGGGACGAGATCTGGGGAGGAATGCGGGCGATCTTCAAGGCGGACGACCGGTATTACCGGCAGCACGGGCTCTACGACTTCCCCACCCGGGATTACGCCAAAAGGATCGGCGTCCGGGCGACCTCTCTTGCAATGGCCATCCCCTCCGTTCGGCGGGACGTGGTGAAGAATATGCCCGCCTACATGATCCAGCCGCTCGAAAAGGCGATCGCGTCGAGCCGGGTTCTCGCGGAGAGGAAGGCGCAGCGGTAG